ATCGTGTTTACTTGCAAGGCGACGATTTGACCGTGCCCACGCTGATGACCAGCACGGCCGATCCCTCGGAGTTTGCCTTTACTTTCCGCAACACCACGGGCGACGGCATCAACCTGAACACGGGGCCGGTGGTGAGCAATCTCACGGTCTTCCTGATTCGCGCCAGCGGCAGTGTTAACCACGTCGGGCCTTTCTACCTCGATGACATTTATGTGGATTTGCTTGGGGCCAATCTTGCCAATCCTTTACCGCCTCCCAAACCAGCCGGGGTGGAAATATTCCCGGGCACTGCGGAGGCCACGCTGGTTTGGGCGCCCGTGCCCGGGGTGACCAATTACATCGTCAAGCGCGGCACCACCACCGGGGGGCCTTACCAGCGCCTGGGCACCAACAACGATGTTTTTTTCACTGACTCCACCCCTGATGTGAACACCACATACTATTATGTGGTCTCGGCGTTGGGAGTGAATGGGGAAAGCTTCGATTCCGAGGAGGTATTCCTCCGCATCAACACCCCGCCGCTGGCGGGCCAGACCAATTGGCAGGTGACAGCCAACACTTCGGTGACACGCTCTGCAGATGTGCTGCTGGCCCTTTGCACTGATGTGGAAAATGATGCCTTGACCCTGGTGGCGGTGCAGGCGGGCACCAATGGGGCTACAGTGACTCTCGCTGATGGCCTGATTACGTATGCGCCTCCTCCGGGATTTGTGGGCCAGGACCAATTTACTTATACGGTTCGCGATGCCCGCGGTGGCACTTCGCAGGGGGTGGTGAGAGTGGAGGTTGTCATGCCGCCCGCGCAACCCATGCCGCTGCTGGCGCCGCGTTTTACCATAGGCGGTGGTTTTGCTTTTGAGTTTGCAGGTCAGCCCGGCCGCACTTACATCATCGAGCGGGCGGTGGATATTTCCGGGCCGTGGTCCACAGTGGCGGAAATCCCAGGGGCGGCTGAGGGGCGCACGCCTTTTGTGGATAGCCAACCCCCGGCCGGCCGGGCGTTTTATCGCTTGCGTACGCCTTGAGGCCTGCGGAGAGCTTCAGGCGCGCGCTTGTGGCGGGGGACACGCATCGTCGGAAGGCCCCGCCTGCCACCATTCTTGTTGGGCACGGAGTTTCTCCAGCAGGCGGGCGTCGGCGGGGGGAAACGGGTAATGAGCCATTTCCTCCGGGGTGATCCAGGCGAGGGCAGCGCAGCCCAGGGGCTGGGGGTCACCGTGGAGGATGCGGCAGAGAAAGAAACGCAGGTGCACCTGTTTTTCGGGATAGTCGTGGTCTACAGTTTCCACCAGCTCCCCCACCTGCACTTCCACGCCCAGCTCCTCCCGCAATTCACGCGCCAGGCACATCTCGAAACTCTCTCCCGCTTCGCGTTTGCCTCCGGGAAATTCCCATGTTCCCCCCAGATGATCCTCGGCGCGGCGCTGGGCCACAAGCAAACGCCCGTGGCGGAAAATCAGGCCGGCGGCGACTTCGATGCGTTGGCCGGGCATCAGCGTCCCACGCTTTTATAGATGAAACCCAGCCGCTCCATTTCGGCCGGGTCAAAGAGGTTGCGCCCGTCAAACATAATGGGATGGCTGAGCGCCTTGCGGGCCCGCTCCAGGTCGAGTTTCTTGAACTCCTCCCACTCCGTGGCAATGACCAGCGCGTCGCAGCCTTCGGCCAAGGCATTCATGTCGTCCACGTACTCCGCCTCGGGCAACACGGCGCGTGCCTTGGGCATGGCTTTGGGATCGTGCACGCGCAGGCGGGCGCCTTCTTTGAGCAGCCGCTGGCACAGCTCAATGGCGGGGGACATGCGAATGTCATCCGTGTTCTGCTTGAACGCCAGCCCCAGCACGCCCAGCGTCTTGCCTTTGAGCACCCAGAGGGTGTCGGTGATCTTTTTGATAAAGCGGTCCATTTGTGCCGC
The sequence above is drawn from the Verrucomicrobiia bacterium genome and encodes:
- the mutT gene encoding 8-oxo-dGTP diphosphatase MutT, with the protein product MPGQRIEVAAGLIFRHGRLLVAQRRAEDHLGGTWEFPGGKREAGESFEMCLARELREELGVEVQVGELVETVDHDYPEKQVHLRFFLCRILHGDPQPLGCAALAWITPEEMAHYPFPPADARLLEKLRAQQEWWQAGPSDDACPPPQARA